The genomic window GATGAAAGGAGCTTACTAAGTATTGAACAGAGTAAAATTATTAAGTGCAGAAGTAGATTCGTATACGTTTGACGAAACAATCGAGCAAATGGTCCGCATCATTGAACAACGAAAAATCACGCAACACGTGGTAGTGAATGCCAATAAAATCAATTTGTTATACAAAGAACCAAAACTAAAAAAAATCGTGAATTCTTGTGAATTGATCAATGCGGATGGGCAGTCCGTTGTCTGGGCAGATCGATTGTTCAATCGAGCGATTCCAGAGCGTGTAACAGGGATTGACCTATTTGAAAAAATGATTGAAGTTGCTGCAAAAAAGAATTATCGTGTGTATTATTTAGGCAGTAAGTCAGATGTTGTAAAAGAAGTGGTCAGGAGGCATCAAGAAGAATATCCTGCTCTCAAAGTAGCAGGTTATATGGATGGGTATTTCGATCGAAATAAATCAGTGGAAGTAGCTGAAGAAATTGCAGCTACTCATCCTGATATTTTATTTTTAGCGATTCCTACCCCTGAAAAAGAGTACTGGTTGGATCAATACAAAGAAATTTTAAATATCCCCCTTTTGATTGGCGTAGGTGGGAGTTTTGATGTAGTTGCTGGAAAAGTGAAGCGTGCACCTAGATGGATGCAAAAAATCGGAATGGAATGGTTCTATCGGTTTTCGCAGGAACCAAGAAGAATGTTCCACCGGTATTTTTTTGGCAATTTGACTTTTTTAGGACATGTCATTGATGAAAAGAGGAAATCCCTTGTTAGAAGATAGCAAACAAAAATATTCCCAATGGTTGCTTTATTTTGTAGGCGTCTTTCCGCTTGTCGATTTTATGAACGGTGTATTTTTAAGTGAAGGGATTTCGATCCCTATTGGAACCTT from Enterococcus sp. DIV1094 includes these protein-coding regions:
- a CDS encoding WecB/TagA/CpsF family glycosyltransferase — translated: MNRVKLLSAEVDSYTFDETIEQMVRIIEQRKITQHVVVNANKINLLYKEPKLKKIVNSCELINADGQSVVWADRLFNRAIPERVTGIDLFEKMIEVAAKKNYRVYYLGSKSDVVKEVVRRHQEEYPALKVAGYMDGYFDRNKSVEVAEEIAATHPDILFLAIPTPEKEYWLDQYKEILNIPLLIGVGGSFDVVAGKVKRAPRWMQKIGMEWFYRFSQEPRRMFHRYFFGNLTFLGHVIDEKRKSLVRR